A window of Methylocaldum szegediense genomic DNA:
CGGGGTACGGCACTGCCTGGACGTGTTGGCACGCTGCGACCGGCGGGAGCCGGAGCTGGTGATCACCGCGAGCCTCGAAGCTATCGCCGGGCTCGGGCGTACGAAACCACGCGAAGGAAACGCGCGGCCCGAGACCACCCCGACCGCATTGACGCCAGCTGTAGCCTAATGATCGAGCAAGCATTCGACCGCACTGACAGGTGAACTCGAAAAGGAGTTAACGGAGCACATGGATATGGCAACAAACGTACACAATGCGGTGTTGGCGGATTTCACCCCGGTGCGGGTGTCGAAACCGGTCCCACAGCGTATCACCCTCGAACTTTCGGCATTTGGTTTCGCCAAGGCCCATTGCTTGAACAACGGCATCAAGGATAAGGAAGGCTTTCGCCGGGTTTATAGGGAAGTGAAAGAGAAGTTTGACAAATACGCACTCTCGCCTTCTCATATCAAGCGCCGGCAGCTGGTGTTTTTTCCCCGCCTCACCGATATCCGCTTCGCGGACGGCGAGTTCGTGCTGGCCGCCCCCGAGTTCGAGCACCTGCAAATATTCAAGGACAAGAACGACCCCAAGGGAATCGATCTCAAAGCCCGACACGAGAGCTACGGCAAGGTGGTTGCCGGATGCCTGAACCAAATGTACGACGACAGGTCCGAGGCGCCGGATGACGTCATTCACGTGACCTGTTCCGGTTATCTGGCCCCTAGCCCCGTCGAGCGCATGGTAGCGAATAAGGAATGGTTCAACACCACGGTCACCCACAGCTATCACATGGGCTGCTACGGTGCCTTTCCCGCCATCAAGATGGCACATGGCTTCCTGTCGTCCTCCCGATTTTCGGTGACGCCTCCGAAGACGAGGGTGGACATCATCCACACCGAGTTGCTGTCCATGCACAACAACATCGAGGATTTCCGTGCCGAGAACATCATCACCATGACCTTGTTCGCGGACGGATTCATCCGCTACTCGATGTATCCGGAAGAAGTAGCGCGGGAGAAGAGACTTCCGGGGTTCAAGATCCTAGCGTTCAACGAGCATCTCTTGCCCGACTCCGCCGAAGACATGACCTGGGTGCCGGGTTCCCACCAATTCCATATGACCCTGTCGGTCATGGTGCCCGTGGTCCTCAAGAAACATGTTCGCTCCTTCGTCGAGTCCTTGTTGCGTCGGCTGGACATCGATTTCGAAACGGAAAAGGACAAGCTGACCTTTGCCATCCATCCGGGCGGACCGAAGATCGTTGAACACATCCAGGACGAGTTGCGTTTGCGGGAAGACCAGGTGGCGATCAGCAAGGAGGTATTCCGCGAAAACGGCAATATGTCCTCGGCAACGGTGCCCCATATTCTGAAAGCGATCCTGGACGAACAGACTATTCCCCGCGGTAGGCGCGTCGTTGCCCTGGGCTTCGGGCCGGGGCTCACGATCACCGGCCTGGTTTTGGAGAAGATCTGATCATGAAGGAACTATCGAGCCACGCAATGGAAAGCGATCTTCTGCCTTTAATCGGGCGGGTCTACGAAATGGAATCGTTGAGAGCGCTCGAAACCCCGGAATACTCCGCAGCCGACTCGGCGGCGGCAACTTCCTCGGGAAGCACCTTCGACCAGGCGCCGGCAGACCCGGTTTGGACCGCACAGACGGCGGAACAAGAGGATGAGCCTGTGTTGCCTTTCATCGGACGCATTCTCGAGCATGTGCCCGGCCAGGCTATCGTCGTGGAACGCGAATTGAACCTGGACGAAGACCTGCACCTCGCCGATCATGCTTTCGTCCATGCGCCCGGGGTGAAGCCGTTGTACGCTTGCCTGCCGGTCGTTCCCATGACGCTGAGCCTCGAAATCTTGGCAGAAACCGCCGCCTGCCTCGCACCCGGCTACGGGCTGATCGGCTTTGAGGACGTCAAAGCCACGCGCTGGATCGAACTGGCCGATACCGACCGCCTCAGGCTTCGGATCACGGGCCGGCTCGATCAGTGGGATGCCGAGCGGAACACCGCCCATATCGCCGTCGCCATCCATGTCGAGAACCAAGCTACTCCGGCGATCCAGGCGCGGGTCCTGTTTTCGACCCGGTATCGCCTCGACCTCGAGGTCAATTTCACCGAACTGGCTAACCCCTATCGCTATCCTCGGAGCGCCGAAGAAATTTATCGTGAGCGCCACCTGTTCCACGGCCCGATCTATCAATG
This region includes:
- a CDS encoding 3-oxoacyl-[acyl-carrier-protein] synthase III C-terminal domain-containing protein translates to MATNVHNAVLADFTPVRVSKPVPQRITLELSAFGFAKAHCLNNGIKDKEGFRRVYREVKEKFDKYALSPSHIKRRQLVFFPRLTDIRFADGEFVLAAPEFEHLQIFKDKNDPKGIDLKARHESYGKVVAGCLNQMYDDRSEAPDDVIHVTCSGYLAPSPVERMVANKEWFNTTVTHSYHMGCYGAFPAIKMAHGFLSSSRFSVTPPKTRVDIIHTELLSMHNNIEDFRAENIITMTLFADGFIRYSMYPEEVAREKRLPGFKILAFNEHLLPDSAEDMTWVPGSHQFHMTLSVMVPVVLKKHVRSFVESLLRRLDIDFETEKDKLTFAIHPGGPKIVEHIQDELRLREDQVAISKEVFRENGNMSSATVPHILKAILDEQTIPRGRRVVALGFGPGLTITGLVLEKI